In the Castor canadensis chromosome 1, mCasCan1.hap1v2, whole genome shotgun sequence genome, ATACGTCATAGACCCACTTTTTCCAAAGTTGGCTGAATTTCTCATGTAACTCTTCCTCACTCAGTTCTTTACCCTTTACAGTTAAAGCTAACTTTTGGCTCCTTTCTAGTAATTCATTTTCATAACCTGTCTTTTTCTTATCCagtctttcttgatttttcttaaaatgaataagttctttggcttttcttttactATCTGAAATAAGTGCCTCTTTAAGTATTACTagcttattttcaaaatttgCTTTCCATTGAACCAGTATTTCATTATCTGggtcttcattaaaatatttttcaagttctTGTTTGATTGCTGTGTATTTTTCTGTAACTGAAGCCTCAACTATGCTTGTTTCGAGTGTCTGAATCTTTCCATTCTGAATCTGGTTGATCAGCTGGTTCTGCAAGTCTAACATGTGACTCCGCAACTCCCAGGTCCAGTGGTTGTACATGGTTTCCAGTTTGCTCATGGCCATGACCTCGCGGGTATTCCTGAAACTGAAAATAAAGTTCTCATTTACCAGGGCTCTCCACAAATCTTGAACTCTGAATTTTACATCTGATATTTTCATGATGCTTCCCCTGGATTCCTGTTCCGCAGTCAGAAGAATTCTTCTTTTCAATTCCTGCACATTGTGGCTATAGCGAGGATTGGGAGGGGCCATTGGGGGATTGCCATCCCAGAGGTGAGCAAAGTAGTAGATGTGAGTATTGACATCAAACTTAATGACATCACTGAAGTGAGTTACATTTGAGCACTCTTCTTGTTCAGCAGCTGTTACTGCCATTTCATCTAGTTTCTGCTCTAGGCACCTTTGTCCTTCCATAGTTTGGTCTTTGGCTGTAACTTCCCCAACATTCTGATGGACAAAGAGACAACTTGGGAAGATTTTTACTTGTTTCATCCTTAGAAAGGCTTGGACAGCTATTTGTAGTATGTCTTGCATCTCTGATGGATTCTCTCCAAAAATATTGATCAGAGTCAAATTTCCAAGCCCAATGACAAAGGTGGCCAGTTCATTGTCCCAATTCTGggatttgttgttgatttctgggGCCCGAAGTCCTTCTGTGTCTACAACCAGCAGAAAGTCAAAGCCAAGTTCCTCTGTGAATGACTCCTCCACCTTTAGGAGCTGCATGTAGGCCCCCCTAGTACACCTACCTGCACTAACTGTGAACTGCAGCCCAAAAAGGGCATTTAACAGGGTGGACTTCCCTGAGCTCTGCAGGCCAAGGATAGAGAGAACAAAGAGCCGTTTGTCTCCGAGTTTCTCAGAGATCTTGTCAAATACAGCTGCCACCCACTTTAGAGGGACGTATGAAGCATCCCCGTCCATCAGCTCAATGGGAACGCCAGATATCATCAGATCTGCAGCAatttggggaagggagagaaaaacatTATCTCTTGTGGAAGAAGTTTCTTCCAGAGCTTCATAGATCTGGCCAACTTCTCTGAGAAGTTGCTCAATTCCCAAGGTACAATCATGAATCTCTGTGGAGATGGCTTCTATCTGATTTTGCCAGAGTTTCAGGGAGTTGCTGTTTTGtgccttttgcttttctgtttgtaCCTGTGACCACAAAGATCTTTGAAGCTCACGTAGTTTTTCCAAGTGTCCTGCAGTCAGATTGTCCAAAAACACACTCAACCACTGTAAGAAGTAGAGTTTGGTGTGGGTTTCTGAATGTTCTTGGAGAATTTCAAGGACAGATCGCATTAAATCATTGAGAGGAAAGGCTTTTTCCAACTGTTGACACCGTATTATTCGTTTATCTGTCTCAATTTCACTCTTGTGTTGTTCAATGCTCcgatttcctttttctcttagaTGATAGAATTCTTTGTCCTTCTTACACCAAAGATGCCAGAGTTGTCCCTGAAGAGGTAGTAAGGTTTCCTTTATCTGAGATAATTTTGTTTCTCCCAAGAGGGCCATGATAGTCTGTGCCTTTTCTTTGGCTTCCTTGCAATCTTTCTGGTCTTCATCAATAAGGAATCCTTGTTTGTGAGCAATCTGGGAACAGTCCTCTAAGGTGAGAGCAGTATCAGAGAGCTCTAGCAAACATTTTATTGTCATTGTTAGCTCCTCTGTTAACTCCGCCTCATTTCTGTTCCTGATACCAATTCTCACTCTTCTACCAGAATTATTGGCCATAGTTTTTTCTTTGTCATCAAGCAAGAAGATCAAAGGTCTTGGCGACTGGCATAGGTCACGGacaattttttggttttctttattgtCATCAGAAGCTGACATGAGGACCACAATGAGAGATGAGGCATCCTGCAAGAAGGTGAGTTGCCTCCTATGTTCCTTTGCATCTCCATGAAGATTGGTGAAGGTCACACAATTGTCAAATCTGTCCTCCTCTTCCCCCCCAGGACAGAACCAGCAGATTTCTACCACGCCTTCCATCAAGAGGCAGTCTTTGCTGCTTCCTCTGCAGTGTCGATGAAAAAACACATCATGTTTACGTATACTGAGAAGACAGTTCATGATCTGAGATTTGGAAGCAGAGAGGCCATTTCCAACTCTAATAAAGGACACAATGGGGGTAGAGACCTGACACATCTGCTGGTTTTTGTAGATGTTCTTCTTCCCTTGTGGTGATTTCTTTGTATGATGCCAACTTTTCCTTATTTGACTAAGAGACCAGAGAGAGAATTCAATTTGAGATGTGCAGGGATTAGGCACCAACAGGGGGAGGGCAAATTGACAAATGGAAAGTTTGGCCAAAATATATTGTCTGGCAAGATCATCTGCACAGTGAAAAATTGCCATCTGAATATCCATTGGGTGAATGTGGGGTCTGGACTTAGTGGCTGCAGGATCAGTGAAACGTTCACTGTCTTCAAGTAAGTCTTCATATGGATCAAAATCCTCATATTTCTCATTTGAAACACTTTGATAAACTTGGTGTTTAGAGTTTCCATTATCTTTGAAGACCAGGTGTCTCAGCCCATAATCCAGCATCAGTAGCTTCTGCAGGAAATAGAAGGGAAGCTCTTGTTCAGATTTGGGCTGGTTGTTGTACACAGAGGTCTTATAGATCAGATGAAAGTTAGCTCTGGTCATTCTTTTTGGGTAGTATTGTTCTAGACCTAGACGCTGGAGTAAGTCTAGGAAAGCTCCATTTTCTGTCACTTCCCATTTGTTATCTTCATCAGCATCGTGTTTATGGGTCTGCTTCTTTCCATGGAAGAGACTTTGCAATTGTTTTCTGACCTTGTCCATTTGCAAAGAAGAGATGGTGGCTTCATAATCTCCATCTATGAGTGATTTCAagtctttctctagattttcccAGTCATGATCTGCTCCAGGTTTGGTAAGGACATGTACAACTTCTTTAGACAATGATTGTTCCATGTGCTGTCTCATTAATGCCATAcgttgtattttctcttttggagAAATAGCTGTGATTCCAACTGTGGCTGTCAGACCTGTGAGCACCAGGAATGCCTGAGCTCTGTAGTCACAAATATTTTTGAGCTCATGATATTTGTTTAGGGCAGTTTGCATTTCATCCAATAGGAAGTTTAATTCATCACACCCCAGGAGATACTGAAAAGTACTATTTATAACTTGATATCCTGCACCAGCTGCAATGGAAAGTAGCAAGAGCTGTGTGTCTGATTGCTGCATTTCTTTGAGGTAATTCAAGAAGTAGCTGAGAGATATGCTGACCTCATAAGTTGCCTTTCTTTGAGCTTCTTCCACTATTTCTAGGGACTCAGATTTGACAGTCACTTCCATGAGattattttggatttcttttaagGTTATAATAAATTCTGAAAACTGGGAGATGTTGACCTGCTCTTGCTCTGACTCTGACTGGTAGATCCACTGCATGATGGAATGAGCCTGAGGAAAATTTGTCACTTTGTAGATGTGAGGATCCAGAAGACTGCATAACTGAGATTTAATAAATTCAGTTTTATAAGTAGATGATTTTTTGCAAAAGTTGACAGTGTTTACTAGGAAATTCTGCAGATCCCAATCTGTGAGGCATATATTAATCCAAATAtcataaccttttattttttgattcaaCATTTGCATGAAATCTATCAGTTTTTTAAGCTGCTGTTCAGGATCAGATACCTCCCAGGATTTCACATCCTGTAGGAAACTCCTAGCTTCTTTCCCAGCACTTAGTAATTCCTCTCCATCCTGGATCTGGGCAGTGAGGCCAGTCAGAGCAGCGTAGTTGTCCTTCAGGCAGTTAGCCACCAGAAGGGGATCCTTAAAATCACTTCTGTGACTAGAGAGGATGATGTCCCAAATGGGCACCAGTTTAAGTCCCCTGTCAATGACACACCAGGTTTGATTGATGGCAACAAGTCCAACTTTCCACTGTTCAAAACCATCCGCTTCTGGTGGACCACCTAGCTGGGCTACAGATAATTGGACTTTGGTTTGGAGGTTTTGAGAAGTTTTGCCCTGACAGGCTGTTTTTGAATGTGAGTCTGATATATTCATACTTGGAGCAACTTTCACTCCGAAGCCACTGTAGTTTCCCCTTATGTAAATATCAAGGGCCTTTTCTGCCTCCTGCTTCATGTCAGCCAGCTGCTCACTTTGGAAACCCTCTGCAGTGGCCTTCCACCAGTAGATTCCTCCCAGGTGCAGAGGGCCTTGGTTAGCATGAGAGCCAAACCTGTGGAAGAAGTTTTCAGTCCTGTGCCTTAGTAAGGGCAATCTGTCTGAGTCTGCAGCCTGACCTAGGAGTTCTTCAATGCTTTTCAGTTCCTGGAGTGCAGCCTTGGAGAGCTGGAGCT is a window encoding:
- the LOC109696306 gene encoding interferon-induced very large GTPase 1-like — encoded protein: MATTECTQDEPLLKGKRMQELQEMLREVGLAIEYWMPKLQEFFDVDCAQSFQYLKEKDFQKLKSEAQHPWEKRALEKLFALSHSNISELQESPLEMITKKQKQAEQALQDLRDLLSEGRHRQDEAVKRKEAELRKVMEIPEEHWPLPEKPLQEVIENIQRQLSLTVQTLTQRQNLPDRDVVRRASGGLALQGIYKTSHQRGLIEKKEELLRIPNEFSLFGPEQDSWMETKEFTSFKEESMFTQMIEKLGFSVTASLKGGGWGFSLEAGMDQSKYSESKEAEQSHSEHSYFCSSKFSYIPLASCHFPVDQLQLSKAALQELKSIEELLGQAADSDRLPLLRHRTENFFHRFGSHANQGPLHLGGIYWWKATAEGFQSEQLADMKQEAEKALDIYIRGNYSGFGVKVAPSMNISDSHSKTACQGKTSQNLQTKVQLSVAQLGGPPEADGFEQWKVGLVAINQTWCVIDRGLKLVPIWDIILSSHRSDFKDPLLVANCLKDNYAALTGLTAQIQDGEELLSAGKEARSFLQDVKSWEVSDPEQQLKKLIDFMQMLNQKIKGYDIWINICLTDWDLQNFLVNTVNFCKKSSTYKTEFIKSQLCSLLDPHIYKVTNFPQAHSIMQWIYQSESEQEQVNISQFSEFIITLKEIQNNLMEVTVKSESLEIVEEAQRKATYEVSISLSYFLNYLKEMQQSDTQLLLLSIAAGAGYQVINSTFQYLLGCDELNFLLDEMQTALNKYHELKNICDYRAQAFLVLTGLTATVGITAISPKEKIQRMALMRQHMEQSLSKEVVHVLTKPGADHDWENLEKDLKSLIDGDYEATISSLQMDKVRKQLQSLFHGKKQTHKHDADEDNKWEVTENGAFLDLLQRLGLEQYYPKRMTRANFHLIYKTSVYNNQPKSEQELPFYFLQKLLMLDYGLRHLVFKDNGNSKHQVYQSVSNEKYEDFDPYEDLLEDSERFTDPAATKSRPHIHPMDIQMAIFHCADDLARQYILAKLSICQFALPLLVPNPCTSQIEFSLWSLSQIRKSWHHTKKSPQGKKNIYKNQQMCQVSTPIVSFIRVGNGLSASKSQIMNCLLSIRKHDVFFHRHCRGSSKDCLLMEGVVEICWFCPGGEEEDRFDNCVTFTNLHGDAKEHRRQLTFLQDASSLIVVLMSASDDNKENQKIVRDLCQSPRPLIFLLDDKEKTMANNSGRRVRIGIRNRNEAELTEELTMTIKCLLELSDTALTLEDCSQIAHKQGFLIDEDQKDCKEAKEKAQTIMALLGETKLSQIKETLLPLQGQLWHLWCKKDKEFYHLREKGNRSIEQHKSEIETDKRIIRCQQLEKAFPLNDLMRSVLEILQEHSETHTKLYFLQWLSVFLDNLTAGHLEKLRELQRSLWSQVQTEKQKAQNSNSLKLWQNQIEAISTEIHDCTLGIEQLLREVGQIYEALEETSSTRDNVFLSLPQIAADLMISGVPIELMDGDASYVPLKWVAAVFDKISEKLGDKRLFVLSILGLQSSGKSTLLNALFGLQFTVSAGRCTRGAYMQLLKVEESFTEELGFDFLLVVDTEGLRAPEINNKSQNWDNELATFVIGLGNLTLINIFGENPSEMQDILQIAVQAFLRMKQVKIFPSCLFVHQNVGEVTAKDQTMEGQRCLEQKLDEMAVTAAEQEECSNVTHFSDVIKFDVNTHIYYFAHLWDGNPPMAPPNPRYSHNVQELKRRILLTAEQESRGSIMKISDVKFRVQDLWRALVNENFIFSFRNTREVMAMSKLETMYNHWTWELRSHMLDLQNQLINQIQNGKIQTLETSIVEASVTEKYTAIKQELEKYFNEDPDNEILVQWKANFENKLVILKEALISDSKRKAKELIHFKKNQERLDKKKTGYENELLERSQKLALTVKGKELSEEELHEKFSQLWKKWVYDVSSDLPQIIEPDIDVDSESILWEFFKKEINMVDILKRKSGEKFQINYDEHVKMSKKYNFMTRTLKACDRESINMTTDRIISRFNETINNMRRQQCDYNTSYFHEILRIIDEEVKSAPTEERYTFTSKYNIELSLCLFQRACKSFKEMHRAFKRANDPVNYLESKKDDFFMSFKISCQGATSIKTFVDFLWHKLTPAVSATIWGKMVIKIAGDMRATCPAFNGNRANLEKHILISLAEEENFDNYWQYLHYTKSFFSSYIENHIKKYCSNEGGEKVKTFLKISLDDIRNAILSAIRESTAVAKDKSSTASGWLDLFCDHLGSNLIFPRRGLISIEHQEINDIEFLKEAMSAALDPAMKKVEENCSSMPTDEMVPEIEKILSEHLCGCWKQCPLCNAICTNTIPTHEGDHNVPFHRPQAVNGWHKHRTDHFVIDCCTSSVASDRFMLLGNDRKIPYKNYRQAGGDYATWSITPDSSTQPYWKWFVSHFRSKLEEKYQKKFTDTGKIPDAWAKITKQDVLDDLKKQ